A section of the Diabrotica virgifera virgifera chromosome 8, PGI_DIABVI_V3a genome encodes:
- the LOC114329121 gene encoding ESF1 homolog — MEDSRFAHIKTDPKFRRIPKKERKVKIDKRFQSMFKDKQFKVKYTIDKRGRPVNHTSNEDLKRYYELSSESESSVSESESDEPAEVGRYVKRPTDEEDTELKVKDKSDKTLTDDVKKKLRNLSVDYARGESNLLSESSSDDEESDEEVSEAEEIDHKWGELDADAESTDEPTTRLAACNMDWDRMRAIDLMVLFNSFLPPGGVIKSVGIYPSEFGKARMKEEEIKGPTELVQAKVDDEVEDDQEEGSSYHMEKLRQYQLNRLKYYYAIISFDNTVSANKIYTECDGMEYESSAIKMDLRFVPENMEFDDEPKEYCDKLPEVNKYQPRFFTTTALQQAKVDLTWDETDPNRIEVTEKLSSGKLDDLSQKDLQNYLASSSGEEDSDVQEKEESEDEEESKENVIDKYKALLLDIENKDTSKNNKDLEMEISWGINLKEKTDKLAKDKSSEDKTPFQQYLDKKKEKRKEKKKKKKEQKQDDEDSDMPSDIDVNDPYFAEEFNNPEFKKPKKQKKKVSNSDDEDDQKQSELELLLMNEDNKNHFSLKKIQESENDTKSKKKRKNKNKDDGKPGEDFEVNVKDERFSALFTSHHYNIDPTDPHFKKTKGMETLVNEKLKRRAEKGQEEVTVKKPKYKNAELSSLVKSVKRKTTEYMNK, encoded by the exons atggAAGACAGCAGATTTGCTCATATTAAAACGGATCCAAAGTTTCGACGGATaccaaaaaaggaaaggaaaGTTAAAATCGACAAGAGGTTCCAGTCTATGTTTAAAGACAAACAATTTAAAGTGAAATATACAATTGATAAAAGAGGCAGACCAGTAAATCACACATCTAACGAAGATTTAAAACGCTATTACGAACTTAGTTCTGAATCAGAAAGCTCCGTAAGTGAATCGGAAAGTGACGAACCAGCTGAGGTTGGTAGATATGTGAAGAGGCCTACAGATGAGGAAGACACTGAGCTCAAAGTAAAAGATAAATCAGATAAGACTTTAACGGATGACGTGAAAAAGAAATTGCGCAATCTGAGTGTAGATTATGCGAGAGGAGAATCAAATTTACTCTCTGAAAGCTCCTCTGATGATGAAGAATCAGACGAAGAAGTCTCAGAAGCTGAAGAAATTGACCACAAATGGGGAGAATTAGATGCCGATGCTGAAAGTACAGATGAACCGACAACAAGATTGGCAGCCTGTAATATGGATTGGGACAGAATGAGGGCAATAGACTTGATGGTTCTTTTCAACTCCTTCCTTCCACCCGGAGGAGTCATAAAATCTGTAGGTATATATCCTTCCGAGTTTGGCAAGGCCCGAATGAAAGAGGAGGAGATTAAAGGCCCTACAGAGCTAGTGCAGGCAAAAGTAGATGACGAAGTAGAGGACGATCAGGAAGAAGGATCGAGCTACCATATGGAGAAGTTGAGGCAGTATCAGCTTAATCGGCTTAAGTATTACTATGCCATTATATCATTTGATAATACTGTTTCTGCGAATAAAATTTATACTGAATGTGATGGTATGGAGTATGAATCAAGTGCTATAAAGATGGATTTAAGATTTGTGCCAGAGAATATGGAATTTGATGATGAACCAAAAGAATATTGTGATAAATTGCCAGAAGTTAATAAATATCAGCCAAG atttttcacTACTACAGCTCTACAACAAGCAAAAGTGGACCTTACATGGGACGAGACTGATCCTAACAGAATAGAAGTCACAGAGAAATTAAGTTCCGGCAAATTAGATGACCTATCACAGAAAGACCTACAAAATTATCTCGCCAGTAGTAGTGGTGAAGAAGACAGTGATGTACAAGAAAAGGAAGAGtcagaagatgaagaagaaagtAAAGAAAATGTTATAGACAAATACAAGGCTTTGTTATTAGATATAGAAAACAAGGATACAAGTAAGAATAATAAGGATTTAGAAATGGAGATATCTTGGGGAATTAATTTGAAGGAGAAAACTGATAAGCTAGCTAAAGATAAGAGTTCTGAGGACAAGACGCCATTCCAACAATATTTAGACAAGAAAAAGGAGAAGAGGAaagagaagaaaaagaagaaaaaggaacAGAAGCAGGATGATGAAGATTCAGATATGCCGTCAGACATTGATGTTAATGATCCTTACTTTGCAGAAGAATTTAACAATCCCGAGTTTAAGAAAcctaaaaaacaaaagaaaaaagtgTCTAATAGTGATGATGAAGACGATCAGAAACAGTCGGAACTAGAGCTATTATTGATGAACGAAGATAACAAAAATCACTTTTCCTTGAAGAAAATACAAGAGAGTGAAAACGATACAAAATcgaaaaagaaaagaaagaacAAAAACAAAGATGATGGAAAGCCTGGAGAAGATTTCGAAGTTAATGTTAAAGATGAAAGATTCTCTGCTCTATTTACTAGCCATCACTACAATATTGATCCTACAGATCCTCACTTTAAAAAAACTAAAGGTATGGAAACATTAGTGAACGAAAAGTTGAAACGCAGGGCTGAAAAGGGACAAGAGGAGGTAACAGTAAAGAAGCCCAAATATAAAAATGCTGAATTAAGCTCTTTGGTGAAGTCAGTTAAAAGGAAAACAACTGAATATATgaataaatag
- the LOC114329108 gene encoding supervillin-like gives MNTCDIVQLLNKQYEEPSFVVNSLNIDSTNVGRGFTKDPKDKKILNYIVQTHSLSVSQIVDDKLVPVESIGAFDNTNTYLVHWAFTMVYEQMELILENVFFYWKGSKAPKGLSPLPPDVDNETAIVNRIVQWSEPPVFFHLLEEKRMVVFEDNFDPSSPHLFIVLGELSKELHLYEVSFMKKNLRSRGVFVIAVPQKKIIYIWKGSQITNELDAVVKGACLGNTVRNYVDSWKNFEILEMKETEEDILFEGDTSEYWHVKEVCNYSPKLFFLNTIIGDFSATEVEYPLRSKDCVAAFPFLQSHLSISDDVPGYFLLDNNHEMWLITCDLKPSEALRELEALATQFARSYIEEKEKMLRVSIPLKCVKVDSVPIEFTNIFPHWN, from the exons ATGAATACTTGTGATATTGTTCAACTGTTAAATAAGCAATATGAAGAGCCTTCCTTTGTGGTCAATTCCCTTAACATCGATTCAACTAACGTCGGGCGAGGATTTACAAAGGACCCCAAagataaaaaaatacttaacTACATAGTACAGACCCATTCTTTGTCTGTTTCACAAATTGTTGACGATAAATTGGTACCAGTAGAATCTATTGGCGCTTTCGATAATACTAATACGTATCTAGTTCATTGGGCCTTTACCATGGTCTATGAACAAATGGAATTGATATTAGAGAATGTGTTCTTTTATTGGAAGGGATCCAAAGCGCCCAAAG GGCTTTCTCCATTGCCTCCAGATGTTGATAACGAGACTGCTATTGTCAATAGAATCGTCCAATGGAGTGAACCTCCAGTATTTTTCCATTTGTTGGAAGAAAAACGTATGGTCGTCTTCGAAGACAATTTTGATCCTTCAAGTCCACATTTATTTATTGTACTTGGTGAACTTTCCAAGGAGTTGCATTTATATGAAGTATCATTTATGAAGAAAAACTTAAGAAGTAGGGGAGTGTTTGTTATAGCAGTACcacaaaagaagattatatatatttggaaaGGTTCACAGATTACAAATGAGCTAGATGCAGTAGTCAAAGGAGCATGTTTGGGTAATACAGTCAGAAATTATGTAGATTCctggaaaaattttgaaatattagaGATGAAAGAAACTGAAGAGGATATTTTGTTTGAAGGAGATACTAGTGAATATTGGCACGTTAAGGAAGTGTGTAATTATTCACCGAAATTGTtctttctaaatacaattattgGGGATTTCTCAGCTACAGAAGTGGAATATCCTTTACGGAGTAAAGATTGTGTGGCAGCTTTTCCATTTTTACAGTCTCATCTATCTATATCTGACGATGTGCCAG GATACTTTTTGCTGGACAATAATCATGAAATGTGGCTGATAACATGTGACTTAAAACCCTCGGAGGCTCTAAGAGAATTAGAAGCATTAGCGACTCAATTTGCTAGAAGCTATATCGAAGAAAAGGAAAAGATGTTGAGGGTTTCAATACCTTTGAAATGTGTTAAAGTTGATTCAGTACCTATTGAATTTACTAATATTTTTCCGCATTGGaactaa